A portion of the Limanda limanda chromosome 3, fLimLim1.1, whole genome shotgun sequence genome contains these proteins:
- the LOC132998150 gene encoding kinesin-like protein KIF3B: MSSESVKVVVRCRPMNEKEQANKFERVVSVNVKLGQIIVRNPKETLTSSPPTVFTFDSVYSWNSKQIDLYNKTFMPLVNSVLLGFNGTIFAYGQTGTGKTYTMEGLKNDPESRGVIPSAFDHIFKHISRSQNQQYLVRASYLEIYQDEIKDLLSKDQSHRLELSERPDTGVFVKDLSSFVTKSVQEIENVMKVGNQNRSVGATNMNEHSSRSHAIFVITVECSELGVDGENHIRVGKLNLVDLAGSERQAKTGAQGERLKESTKINQSLFALGNVMSALVDDRASHIPYRDSKLTRLLQDSLGGNACTVMVANIGPASYNMEETLTTLRYSNRAKHIKNKPRINDDPKDALLREFQEEIARLKAQLKKRSGEKKKKKKKQRRAGDGSNGEDLGGETEDDDEDGDDNGDYWREQQLKLERERNAIMEDHSLVAEEKVQLLKEIEKKMGDLRTEREAGELIQAKVKAMESKLLVGGENIVDHTNKQQRMLQQRKHEIAEKKDREREMQQQMECRDEETLELKETFTFLQQVVNSKTKKLRKVFTRLQAMKAEIHDIQEAHIKKRQELEQNQNDLTKELKLKHLIIENFIPPEEKSKLDSRVYFDEEDDHWKLKPITPAVHIPTLKLDLPTRTTLDYQAPVVAPALLEALRNALKIDDVMVIDASDCQRPASTISSLKKSKSGRSRAGKRLGSPSSPGPPLYPKCRGLVPK, translated from the exons ATGAGCTCTGAGTCAGTAAAGGTGGTTGTTCGCTGCCGCCCAATGAATGAAAAAGAACAGGCAAACAAATTTGAAAGGGTGGTctctgtgaatgtgaaactgggCCAAATTATTGTCAGGAACCCCAAGGAAACTCTAACCAGCAGTCCTCCCACAGTATTTACTTTTGATTCAGTCTACAGCTGGAACTCCAAACAAATAGATCTTTATAATAAAACCTTCATGCCCCTGGTAAATTCAGTTCTTCTTGGCTTCAATGGGACTATCTTTGCCTATGGGCAGACAGGTACAGGGAAGACATACACAATGGAAGGGTTGAAAAATGATCCAGAGAGCAGAGGGGTGATCCCTAGCGCCTTTGATCACATCTTCAAACATATCTCACGCTCCCAGAATCAGCAGTACCTGGTGAGAGCATCATATCTTGAAATTTACCAAGATGAGATCAAGGACCTGCTCTCCAAGGACCAATCCCATCGTCTTGAGCTGAGTGAGAGGCCTGACACGGGAGTTTTTGTCAAAGACCTGTCATCATTTGTCACCAAGAGTGTGCAAGAGATCGAGAATGTCATGAAGGTGGGCAACCAGAATCGTTCTGTGGGTGCTACAAACATGAATGAACACAGTTCCCGATCTCACGCCATTTTCGTCATCACTGTTGAGTGCAGTGAGCTGGGTGTGGACGGAGAGAACCATATCAGAGTTGGCAAACTGAACCTGGTAGATTTAGCCGGCAGTGAAAGGCAGGCCAAAACTGGTGCTCAGGGGGAGAGGCTTAAAGAATCCACAAAGATCAACCAGTCACTTTTTGCCCTGGGGAATGTCATGTCAGCTCTGGTGGATGACAGGGCCAGCCACATCCCCTACCGAGATTCAAAACTCACCCGTCTGCTGCAGGACTCCCTGGGAGGCAATGCCTGCACTGTCATGGTTGCCAACATTGGGCCGGCATCCTACAACATGGAGGAGACCTTAACAACATTGCGATACTCCAACAGAGCAAAGCACATCAAGAATAAACCACGCATCAATGACGACCCCAAGGATGCCCTACTGAGGGAGTTTCAGGAGGAGATCGCCAGGCTGAAGGCGCAGTTGAAAAAGCGctcaggagaaaaaaagaagaagaagaagaagcagaggagggcTGGGGACGGGAGCAATGGTGAGGATctgggaggagagacagaggatgatgatgaagatggagatgacaACGGAGATTACTGGCGGGAACAACAGCTtaagctagagagagagaggaatgccATTATGGAGGATCACAGTCTGGTGGCTGAGGAGAAAGTTCAACTGCTCAAGGAAATAGAGAAGAAAATGGGAGACTTGAGGACGGAGAGGGAGGCTGGAGAGTTGATTCAGGCTAAAGTTAAG GCAATGGAGAGCAAACTTCTGGTTGGGGGGGAGAACATAGTGGATCACACCAACAAGCAACAGAGaatgctgcagcagaggaagcaTGAAATCGCTGAAAAG aaagacagagagcgagagatgcagcagcagatggagTGTCGTGACGAGGAGActctggagctgaaagagaccTTTACTTTCTTGCAGCAGGTTGTCAACAGCAAAACCAAGAAGCTGAGAAAG GTGTTTACCAGGCTGCAGGCAATGAAGGCAGAAATCCACGACATCCAGGAGGCACACATCAAAAAACGCCAGGAGCTGGAACAGAACCAGAATGACCTCACCAAGGAGCTCAAACTCAA acATCTGATCATTGAGAACTTCATTCCcccagaggagaagagcaaaTTAGACAGCAGAGTTTActttgatgaagaggatgatcaCTGGAAACTGAAGCCCATCACGCCT GCTGTACACATCCCGACACTGAAACTGGACCTTCCAACACGGACAACTTTGGACTATCAGGCGCCGGTGGTCGCCCCAGCGCTGTTAGAAGCTCTGAGGAACGCTCTCAAGATTGATGATGTGATGGTGATAGATGCATCAGACTGTCAAAGGCCAGCCAGCACCATCTCCAGCCTCAAGAAATCCAAGTCTGG TCGATCAAGAGCTGGCAAGAGGTTGGGCAGCCCTTCCAGTCCAGGACCTCCTCTTTACCCAAAATGCCGCGGCCTGGTGCCCAAGTGA